One stretch of Prunus persica cultivar Lovell chromosome G1, Prunus_persica_NCBIv2, whole genome shotgun sequence DNA includes these proteins:
- the LOC18793672 gene encoding LOW QUALITY PROTEIN: serine/threonine-protein kinase RIPK (The sequence of the model RefSeq protein was modified relative to this genomic sequence to represent the inferred CDS: deleted 1 base in 1 codon) produces the protein MAHEKITWKCIIPGCYKSAARLEKRLHTDCKRTEILKQKPLLQKRLSLSDINDDPSSTLFADDLSNSVIGLNLHVFSLAELRVVTSNFSWSNLLGEGGFGPVFKGFVDDKLRPGLKPQPVAVKLLDLDGLQGHREWLAELIFLGQLRHPNLVKLIGYCCEDEHRLLVYEFMARGSLENQLFRSYSSALPWSKRMKIAVGAAKGLAFLHEADHKPVIFRDFKTSNILLDSDYTAKLSDFGLAKDGPEGEDTHITTRIIGTQGYAAPEYIMTGRLTTKSDVYSFGVVLLELLTGKWCIDKTRPNREQNLVEWAKPRLKDPRKLDRIIDPTMEGQYSTRGARKAAALAYACLSHQPKNRPMMRDVVMILEPLQNFNEGLIVRPFVYVAPNEEESNTSIQGIITSEAQKDGKESWK, from the exons ATGGCTCATGAGAAGATCACATGGAAATGCATCATCCCAGGCTGTTACAAAAGTGCTGCACGTTTAGAAAAACGGTTGCACACAGATTGCAAAAGAACAGAAATTCTGAAACAAAAACCTTTGCTGCAGAAGAGGCTTTCCCTCTCGGATATAAATGATGATCCCAGCTCAACGCTCTTTGCAGATGATCTTTCCAACTCTGTAATCGGCCTTAATCTTCATGTTTTTTCGTTAGCGGAGCTTAGAGTTGTCACAAGTAATTTCTCATGGAGTAATCTGCTTGGTGAGGGCGGGTTTGGACCGGTGTTCAAGGGGTTCGTTGATGACAAGCTTAGGCCTGGATTGAAGCCTCAGCCTGTAGCTGTCAAGCTGTTAGACTTGGATGGCTTGCAGGGCCATAGGGAGTGGCTG GCAGAGCTTATATTTCTTGGACAGCTGAGGCATCCTAATCTTGTTAAGCTGATTGGATATTGTTGTGAAGATGAGCACAGGCTTCTTGTATATGAATTCATGGCAAGAGGAAGCTTAGAAAACCAACTTTTCAGAA GCTATTCTTCTGCTCTGCCGTGGtcgaaaagaatgaaaatcgCTGTTGGAGCGGCTAAGGGCCTAGCCTTTCTCCATGAAGCCGATCATAAGCCTGTCATATTCAGAGATTTTAAGACTTCAAATATTCTGCTGGACTCT GATTATACAGCTAAACTTTCAGATTTTGGGTTAGCAAAGGATGGTCCAGAAGGAGAAGACACACACATAACCACACGTATAATAGGAACACAGGGGTATGCAGCCCCAGAATACATCATGACAG GTCGATTGACAACCAAGAGTGATGTGTATAGTTTTGGAGTTGTTCTGTTAGAGCTGCTGACAGGTAAATGGTGCATAGATAAAACCCGCCCAAATCGAGAACAGAACCTTGTAGAATGGGCAAAGCCTCGCTTGAAGGACCCCAGAAAGCTCGACCGGATTATAGACCCAACAATGGAGGGACAATACTCCACAAGAGGGGCTCGAAAGGCGGCTGCATTGGCTTACGCATGCCTGAGCCACCAGCCAAAGAATAGGCCAATGATGAGAGATGTGGTCATGATCTTGGAGCCTCTTCAGAACTTCAATGAAGGGTTAATTGTTAGGCCATTTGTTTATGTAGCACCAAATGAGGAGGAA AGTAATACTAGCATACAAGGCATTATAACAAGTGAAGCACAAAAGGATGGCAAAGAAAGTTGGAAGTAG
- the LOC18789501 gene encoding uncharacterized protein LOC18789501 has product MLPFFLSPVSLYAIYVRRCFAASGLSQQTLQLDNETTLHFWGPNPKFSQATQKKPSLVLIHGFGPVAMWQWRNQVQFFSPRFNVYVPDLVFFGDSTTTSAERSEVFQAASVAKLMEKAGVERFSVIGTSYGGFVAYHVARMWPERVEKVVIASSGVNMRRGDNEKLLRRAKLEKIEHLMLPATAVQLQTLISLAMSRRVDVIPRFLLNDFVQKLYSDKRKEKMELLKGLTLGRDDTPNLSPLPNKEVLIVWGDKDQIFPLEMATELKELLGSKTRLEVIKNTSHVPQVENPIQFNNIVESFLCDSS; this is encoded by the exons atGCTACCTTTCTTTCTCAGCCCTGTCTCATTATATGCCATCTACGTACGCCGTTGCTTCGCCGCCTCCGGCCTCTCGCAACAAACCCTACAACTCGACAATGAGACCACCCTCCACTTCTGGGGTCCCAACCCCAAATTCTCTCAAGCCACCCAGAAAAAGCCTTCCCTGGTTCTAATCCACGGCTTCGGCCCCGTCGCCATGTGGCAGTGGCGGAACCAAGTCCAGTTCTTCTCCCCCCGCTTCAACGTCTACGTCCCCGACCTCGTCTTCTTCGGCGACTCCACCACCACGTCAGCAGAGAGAAGCGAGGTCTTTCAGGCAGCCTCCGTGGCGAAGCTGATGGAGAAGGCGGGCGTGGAGAGGTTCAGTGTCATTGGGACGAGCTACGGCGGGTTTGTGGCGTACCACGTGGCGAGGATGTGGCCGGAGAGAGTGGAGAAGGTGGTGATTGCCAGCTCTGGGGTTAACATGAGAAGAGGAGATAACGAGAAGTTGCTGAGGAGGGCAAAGTTAGAAAAGATTGAACATCTCATGCTGCCTGCGACGGCGGTGCAGTTGCAGACGTTGATCAGTCTCGCTATGTCCCGGCGTGTTGACGTCATACCCCGTTTTTTATTGAATGATTTCGTGCAG AAATTGTACTCAGataaaaggaaggaaaagatgGAGCTGCTGAAGGGACTCACACTTGGACGAGATGACACACCAAACCTATCTCCTCTTCCTAACAAG GAGGTTTTGATCGTATGGGGAGATAAAGACCAGATCTTTCCTTTGGAGATGGCTACCGAACTCAAGGA GCTTCTTGGATCCAAAACAAGACTGGAAGTGATAAAGAACACATCGCATGTACCCCAAGTTGAAAATCCCATACAATTCAACAACATTGTAGAAAGCTTCTTGTGCGACTCCTCCTGA
- the LOC18789621 gene encoding guanine nucleotide-binding protein alpha-1 subunit — MLSIVIENMGLLCSRNKHYNEADNEENAQTAEIERRIEQETKAEKHIQKLLLLGAGESGKSTIFKQIKLLFQTGFDEAELKSYILVIHANVYQTIKILYDGSKELAQNNRETYEISSENKEIGEKLSKIGGRLDYPRLTKELAQDIETLWKDAAIQETYARGNELQVPDCANYFMENLQRLADANYIPTKEDVLYARVRTTGVVEIQFSPVGENKKSGEVYRLFDVGGQRNERRKWIHLFEGVTAVIFCAAVSEYDQTLFEDESKNRMMETKELFDWVLKQPCFEKTSFMLFLNKFDIFEKKVLNVPLNVCEWFKDYQPVSTGKQEIEHAYEFVKKKFEELYFQSTTPDRVDRVFKIYRTTALDQKLVKKTFKLVDETLRRRNLFEAGLL, encoded by the exons ATGCTATCTATTGTAATAGAAAATATGGGTTTACTCTGCAGCAGAAACAAGCATTACAACGAAGCGGACAACGAAGAGAATGCCCAG ACTGCAGAAATTGAAAGGCGAATTGAACAAGAAACGAAGGCTGAAAAGCATATCCAGAAACTTCTTCTACTTG gTGCTGGTGAGTCGGGGAAATCCACAATTTTTAAGCAG ATAAAGCTTCTGTTTCAAACTGGATTTGACGAGGCAGAGCTCAAGAGCTACATCTTAGTCATCCATGCCAATGTGTATCAGACCATAAAA ATATTGTATGACGGGTCAAAGGAACTTGCTCAGAATAACAGAGAAACGTATGAGATATCCAGTGAAAATAAG GAAATTGGAGAGAAACTATCAAAAATTGGTGGCAGATTGGATTATCCACGTCTCACAAAAGAGCTTGCACAGGATATAGAAACTCTTTGGAAAGATGCTGCAATTCAG GAAACATATGCCCGTGGTAATGAACTCCAAGTTCCTGATTGTGCCAACTATTTCATGGAAAATCTTCAAAGATTAGCTGACGCAAATTACATTCCAACCAAG GAGGATGTTCTTTATGCCAGAGTTCGTACTACTGGTGTTGTAGAGATCCAGTTCag CCCTGTtggagaaaataagaaaagtggTGAAGTATATAGACTCTTCGATGTTGGAGGCCAGAGAAATGAGAGGAGGAAATGGATCCATCTATTTGAAGGTGTTACAGCTGTAATATTTTGTGCTGCTGTTAGCGA GTATGATCAAACACTCTTTGAGGATGAAAGTAAGAATAGGATGATGGAGACAAAGGAGCTTTTTGACTGGGTCCTGAAGCAACCATGTTTCgag AAAACTTCCTTCATGCTGTTTTTAAACAAGTTCGATATATTCGAGAAGAAGGTTCTAAAC GTGCCACTTAACGTGTGTGAGTGGTTCAAAGATTACCAGCCAGTTTCAACGGGAAAGCAAGAGATTGAACATGCATATGA GtttgtgaagaaaaaatttgaGGAATTGTACTTTCAGAGCACGACCCCGGATCGTGTGGACCGGGTGTTTAAGATCTATAGAACCACTGCCCTTGATCAAAAGCTTGTGAAGAAGACTTTCAAGCTTGTGGATGAGACGTTGAGACGGAGAAATCTGTTCGAGGCCGGTTTATTATGA
- the LOC18789490 gene encoding fatty-acid-binding protein 2 — MKIKRFGFMDLDEGSPHNFPVEPLILHSFRGHMFSQIGSFMDNSLHQCRYFHVPGSLALEGAFNHISKLAGALLCFFSCGPNTNATREMEGNWHGSQPGCSRSSHVKLITSGGQNLIGFHFGFASKGESANLVLFGKISAFVMQFLQREAEKLHSHPMLSLASGLVPPFGSLSSNALAVPVENTDTMDQRPCEVGHQGCAGLPFPDLNWRRHAVEPRTGIEFPMILDNILTGNNNSSLSSEVLVGTGSRTMKIIKIKSLKIYAFGFYVHPNSVCKKLGSKYASISVDELNKRRDFYEDLLRADIDMTVRLVVSCNGMKINTVRDAFEKSLRARLVKTNPETDFHCITTFGSNFTQDIPLPAGTTIDFQRTADGKLITKIEGNQIGAVHSKDLCRAFFDMYLGDLPVSEQSKEEIGRNVANIIRRC; from the exons ATGAAGATTAAGCGGTTTGGGTTCATGGATCTTGATGAAGGGTCTCCACACAACTTTCCTGTTGAGCCTCTcattttgcatagttttcggGGTCATATGTTTTCACAGATCGGTTCGTTTATGGACAATTCATTGCACCAGTGTAGATACTTTCATGTCCCTGGAAGTTTAGCTCTCGAAGGAGCATTTAATCACATTTCTAAGCTTGCTGGTGCTTTACTATGTTTCTTCTCTTGTGGGCCCAATACAAATGCTACTAGAGAGATGGAGGGTAATTGGCATGGTTCTCAACCCGGATGCTCCAGATCTTCACATGTTAAACTTATTACTTCTGGTGGACAAAATCTTATAGGATTTCACTTCGGTTTTGCATCAAAAGGAGAATCTGCTAACTTAGTGCtttttggtaagatttcggCTTTTGTAATGCAATTCCTACAAAGAGAAGCTGAAAAGCTACATTCACATCCCATGCTCTCGTTAGCTTCTGGACTTGTACCACCTTTTGGCAGCTT ATCTTCAAATGCACTAGCTGTTCCAGTGGAGAATACTGATACCATGGATCAAAGGCCGTGTGAGGTTGGACATCAAGGATGCGCAGGATTGCCATTTCCTGACTTGAACTGGAGAAGACATGCAGTGGAGCCTAGAACTGGCATTGAGTTTCCTATGATCTTGGACAATATTTTAACAGGAAATAATAATTCCAGTTTAAGTTCTGAG GTCCTTGTGGGAACTGGATCCAGaacaatgaaaataattaaaataaaatctctgaAGATCTATGCGTTTGGTTTTT ATGTTCATCCTAACTCTGTTTGCAAGAAATTGGGGTCAAAATATGCTTCTATTTCAGTAGACGAACTAAACAAACGCCGTGATTTTTATGAGGATCTTCTCAG GGCAGATATTGATATGACAGTTAGGCTTGTGGTTAGTTGCAATGGGATGAAAATCAATACTGTGAGAGA TGCCTTTGAGAAATCCCTTCGAGCCCGATTGGTGAAG acaAACCCAGAGACTGACTTCCATTGCATAACAACATTCGGTTCAAACTTCACACAAGATATTCCGTTGCCAGCG GGAACAACGATTGATTTTCAACGAACAGCTGATGGAAAATTAATTACCAAAA TTGAAGGTAATCAGATTGGAGCAGTCCACAGCAAGGATCTGTGCA GGGCTTTCTTTGACATGTACCTCGGAGATCTACCCGTGTCGGAGCAAAGTAAAGAAGAGATTGGCAGAAATGTTGCTAATATTATTAGACGTTGCTGA
- the LOC18788935 gene encoding endoglucanase 16, giving the protein MGPQAIRTCAALVACLAIFQGLVLCVHAHGDVNYKDALTKSIIFLEAQRSGKLPTSNRLAWRGDSAIDDGKQANVDLAGGYYDAGDNVKYGLPMAFTVTTLSWAAIFYKTQLQATGELENVLSGIKWGTDYFLKASARKGRLYVQVGDPNQDHQCWVRPEDMQTPRTVLEINEKTPGTEIAAETSAAMAASAIVFRSIDRVYSRRLLNKAKLLFQLAKSHKGTYDGECPFYCSYSGYNDELLWAATWLYMASGKPMYLKYIQEEAISANVNEFSWDLKYAGAQILLTKLFFKGEKTLENYKNQAESYICSNLPDSPYNQITMSPGGLIHLRDGANTQYVTGTAFLFSVYSDLLAHHNQKVNCGGKQFDSEAIAAFAKKQMDYLLGQNPKGRSYMVGFGPNAPKQPHHRGASVPTSGSNGVSCAMSFVYWFKKDVPNPNELTGAIVGGPDRFDNFEDKRWASSYTEPCTYVNSLAVGALAKLAA; this is encoded by the exons ATGGGTCCGCAGGCCATAAGAACATGCGCAGCCCTTGTGGCATGCCTTGCTATCTTTCAAGGACTCGTGCTTTGTGTTCATGCTCATGGTGATGTAAATTACAAGGACGCCCTCACCAAGTCCATCATTTTCCTTGAGGCTCAAAGGTCCGGGAAGCTCCCTACCAGCAATAGACTTGCATGGAGGGGTGACTCTGCCATCGACGACGGAAAACAAGCAAAT GTTGACCTTGCTGGGGGATACTATGACGCCGGGGACAACGTCAAGTACGGTCTTCCGATGGCTTTCACGGTGACAACTCTGTCGTGGGCTGCCATCTTTTACAAGACACAGCTTCAAGCTACCGGGGAACTGGAAAATGTTCTCTCCGGCATAAAATGGGGCACTGATTACTTTCTGAAAGCCAGTGCTCGAAAAGGCAGATTATACGTTCAG GTGGGAGACCCTAATCAGGACCATCAATGTTGGGTTCGACCAGAAGATATGCAGACACCAAGAACTGTGTTGGAGATCAATGAGAAAACACCTGGAACTGAAATTGCAGCTGAAACCTCAGCTGCCATGGCTGCTTCTGCAATTGTGTTTAGAAGCATTGATCGTGTTTATTCTCGTCGCCTCCTCAACAAAGCCAAACTG ctTTTCCAACTTGCTAAATCGCATAAAGGAACATACGATGGAGAATGCCCTTTCTACTGTTCTTACTCTGGCTACAAT GATGAGCTATTGTGGGCAGCAACATGGTTGTACATGGCCTCAGGGAAGCCAATGTATCTAAAGTACATCCAAGAAGAAGCCATCAGCGCTAATGTGAATGAGTTTAGCTGGGACCTTAAATACGCCGGAGCCCAAATCCTTCTCACCAAG CTGTTctttaaaggagaaaaaaccCTAGAAAACTACAAGAACCAAGCAGAAAGTTACATTTGCTCAAACCTCCCGGACAGCCCCTACAACCAAATCACAATGTCACCGGGCGGCTTGATCCACCTGAGAGATGGCGCCAACACCCAATACGTCACCGGTACTGCCTTCTTGTTCAGCGTCTACAGCGACCTGCTGGCCCACCACAACCAAAAAGTGAACTGCGGAGGCAAACAATTTGACTCTGAAGCCATAGCTGCCTTTGCCAAGAAGCAAATGGACTATCTGTTGGGCCAAAACCCTAAAGGAAGATCCTACATGGTTGGCTTTGGACCAAACGCTCCCAAACAGCCTCACCACAGAGGAGCTTCGGTGCCAACTTCTGGAAGTAACGGCGTCAGCTGCGCCATGAGCTTTGTGTACTGGTTCAAGAAGGACGTGCCAAACCCTAATGAGCTGACTGGGGCCATCGTTGGTGGGCCCGACAGGTTTGATAACTTCGAGGACAAACGTTGGGCTTCGTCGTATACTGAGCCATGCACTTACGTGAATTCGCTCGCAGTAGGAGCCCTAGCCAAGCTTGCAGCTTGA
- the LOC18789146 gene encoding uncharacterized protein DDB_G0271670, with protein sequence MSIALDSSSTRIDIAPSSGLVACGLLFDSPETCRTVPAGEAAVSSTTSSSIGNNSDDESGSDDGENDEAQSSYKGPLDMMNALEEVLPMRRGISKFYNYKSKSFTSLAEASSSSNIKDLAKPDNAYTRKRRNLLASNNMLEKNRSFPLRSNGGGISKRPISTSRSTLALAVKLSSCSETSTSSTSEDSNSSSTSMSPRALPPYHPVGNSAAWRSYSLADLQECATSAATVNASRFSTTKPNMQH encoded by the exons ATGTCGATCGCATTGGATAGTAGTAGTACCAGGATCGACATCGCGCCCTCGTCTGGGTTGGTCGCATGTGGGTTGCTCTTCGATTCGCCGGAAACTTGCCGGACAGTCCCCGCCGGCGAGGCTGCGGTTTCTTCGACGACGTCGTCGTCGATCGGGAATAACAGCGATGATGAGTCTGGGAGCGATGACGGCGAGAATGATGAGGCTCAAAGCTCGTATAAAGGTCCTTTGGATATGATGAATGCGTTGGAGGAGGTTTTACCTATGAG GAGAGGGATCTCAAAATTCTATAACTACAAATCCAAGTCCTTCACGAGTCTGGCAGaggcttcatcttcttccaacatcAAAGACCTTGCAAAACCGGACAATGCATATACCAGAAAACGCAGGAACCTACTGGCCTCCAACAACATGTTGGAGAAGAACCGAAGCTTTCCACTGAGAAGCAATGGGGGTGGGATTTCAAAGAGACCCATCTCAACAAGTCGAAGCACATTGGCTTTGGCTGTTAAATTGAGCAGCTGCTCTGAAACCAGTACCAGTAGTACAAGTGAGGATTCGAATTCGAGCTCAACTTCGATGTCACCGCGGGCTCTTCCGCCCTATCATCCAGTGGGAAATTCCGCAGCTTGGAGGTCATATTCCTTGGCTGATTTGCAAGAATGTGCCACTTCTGCTGCAACTGTGAATGCTTCTCGTTTTTCTACTACGAAACCAAATATGCAACACTAA